In Hippopotamus amphibius kiboko isolate mHipAmp2 chromosome 6, mHipAmp2.hap2, whole genome shotgun sequence, the genomic window TGAAGGTACATCTTGATTTCAGAgtcttagaatcaatgaaatacaCAATAATAGTGacacgggtgggggtggggagagatagactgagaaggaagagagaaaagattagAGCAGGTATTTTTCAGGGTATATGTACATTTATTAGTGAGATAATTCTGTGTCAGAGTttcaagaaatgtgaaaaatattgtCTTTCAAGATTACGTGTATTTTGTACTTCTCAGAATATTAACAACCTGTTCAATCGTAGAATGTTTCCTGTAACTTTGTTAGTTGATTTTCTATGGGATGTCTGaatctttgctttttttagtTTGCAATGGATTTTGGATAAACAAGATCTGTTGAAGGAACGCCAGAAGGACTTAAAGTTTCTCTCAGAAGAGGAGTATTGGAAATTACAGATATTTTTTACAAAcggtaaagttttttttttaattggttgaaTTTGATACAGTTGGTTACCtttgaattaaaatgtttttctgtagTAATTTGTGATGAACTGTTTTAGTCTCTACTTTTTATTTACATGTGTATTCTTTTTACAactaatatatctttttttaaagtgacttaAATAAAGTCTTTTGTGGATCTTACATGTCAGAGACACTCAAGACAGTCTAAAAGTACTAATCTCCCCAAGCTTTATCATGCATCATTAAACTCAATTTAAGATTGGCTAAAGCAAAGTACTTTGAGGATAAATGATTCTTTGGATTGACATCCTATATTGGTCATTCCTATCTCATGAGTTTGCTTTGGAGGGAAGGGGATTTAGAGTTAGAAGATCCTTGCTCTGCCATGTGGTAGCTTTGCCACAGGATCTTTCTAACCCTCAGTTCACTTTTTTGCAAACCTACTTTGCTCTTGTTTTGAGGAttcattttgggttttttattaactttattaagCAGTAGTTACAACACTGATAGGTGtctaataatagtagtaatatgAAAAGCATTGAAAATGCTTAGAAGATAAAGGGGAAATACCTGTCATTCAACCTCCTTGATTCAAAAACAGATTTTACTGTGAGgcaatttctctttcttgttattGTTTATGCATACctgtatattttttaacaaattggaATCCTAGTACTAGACCACTGTGATCCAAGTAGAGCTTTATAACgtgtaggtttttctcttaaaatgaatATAGTTATGATTTAACTGCATAGACGTTACTgttaaatgttaatattataaTGGTATCAGAAATacatttaactttattatttttattttagttatccAAGCATTAGGTGAACATCTTAAATTAAGACAACAAGTTATTGCCACTGCTACGGTCTATTTCAAGAGATTCTATGCCAGGTAGGGTTGTGTTATTTTGGGAATGCGTTATGCCTATTTGAAACTCTTAGCTAATGTTGATAAACCTTATATAAGTGAATCATGTGTTTGCCATAGAGTTGtcctgatttttttccatataaatattttctatatgaatTCTAGTTTCATATATGTTTTTCCATATGAATGACATTTAACTTTGTTTAATCGTATTTTAGGTATTCTCTGAAAAGTATAGATCCTGTATTAATGGCTCCTACATGTGTGTTTTTGGCATCCAAAGTAGAGGtatgaaataattttctcttcttcattatAGTATAGTCAACATGTATTGGTTAATCTGCCCCAGTTTTCACATTaactatgtaaaaataataacggtgatttatataaaatattgaaatttatacaaaatcaaagaaatatatacatcTCTGTATATTCAGTTAACAAACACTTATATAGCACTTTACTATGTACCATGTGCTATTCTGAGTCCTCTTACAAATATAATtgacttaatcctcataacaaactATGGGCTACATAGTTGTAAtctcattttataagtgaggaaacttAGACACAAAGTAAGTTCATATAGCTGGTAAGTGACAAAGCCAGTATTTGAACCCTGGCAGTCTAGTTCCTAATCCCATGCTCTTACCTGTTTTGCTCTTCTGCCTCTGAGATGTTTATTGTTTAGCCCTAAGGAATATTCCATAAATGACACAGCTTGTCTCCTGTAAATTGAGAatgttcttccttctcctccataTGCTTCTGGGTTCTGCTGTCTTCGCTTCCTGCCTCCTGATGATTGGCTGCCTAGCAAGCCATAGGGAAAGCAAGAGGGAAAGCAAGGATTGGGGTGGCTATACTATATATGGTCCAATGAGGAATGGTTTGGGTAGTGAGGGTTGAGAAAttaggtgagggagagagaagagaagatgggAACTTGCAGCTGAGACTGAATCTCTGCTTATCTTATGTACCTTTTCAGTATTTTTGAGAGAGTTCAGCTAAATCCAGATAATAATAGCAGACATTATTAACTGATCTTCATAATAATCCATGTAATCTTCAGTAACATGAATCCTTTGTATTATGTTTCTAGTTTTAGATGATGTCTTTAGAATAGTAATTGTATTCTtgaatattgaatacagtttatTGTAGGTGGTAATTTAAGGCGGCAGAACCAGCTGTGctgtttttaagttctttaatGGAAAAGAAGGTGTTTATATGGGGTGGCTTTTCCAAATATTACTATGTAATTTTGTGTGTCTGAAGGACAACCAGTATGGGAAACCAAGACAAAATCTTTATAAACTTATAATCTTGTAGATTAACTTGGGGGGTTTGCCTTGTTTGTTAAATATCTTTTGTTACATGATTTACTGAGTAGAACCCTATTTTATGATTTACTAAGTGAAAGTTTATGTGCTAAGATTTTGGGTAAAGAATTATTCCTGGAAAAAGATGTATCCTTTCATATTTGgttatagcaattttttttttaatctttaacttTGACCaaatctttctgtattttgtccAGTTGTGTGAGAATTGTATTGAAATGGCATTTACGACGATGTCTCAGGcatttaattttcagtttcagTTATTATGGTTTGAGGTTTAaatgtaaatacaaatatatacacaggCATACATGATTGCTTCCCccctcacaccccacccccccaaacacacacagatgAAGATGTAAGTTGAAGGTTTTTGAGCAGACTGTATTCAGTTTAGTTTCTTTCATTGGCTAAGGAAGCAGttcttcatttttcagttttaaaatgaagGCTTTGGGgaaatccctggtggtccagtgattgggTTTCCTTGCTtttactgctgagggcctgggtttgatccttggtcagggaactaagatcccacaggctgcaccttgcagccaaaaaaaaagaaaagaagccctTTAGTAACTTTATAAGGTTAATCAAATTAAGCGAGACCATATGTAAGGTGGACCACTTcgtaaattttagttatttttacagTGGTGGTATATTAAGTTCAAAGAGGAAATGGGAACTGACATCCAAAGTCTTAAGCTATATCATTCTTGTCTTTctgttccaaaaagaaaaataattgtttgtATGGTCTTTTGAGTACTTTTGGTgatattaaagtttattttcttctgagattcaactgttttattattaaataccCTGAAGTATCTGTTAGTCCAGGTTCAACTGAATAGGAAGCATACTTAATATTTATTCTGGCAATTAAGCGTAAAATCTAAAAACTCTTGGAAATTTGAGTGCAGAAAACTGGCACTGTCATGTTACTTTAGGGCTTGGTTTCTAATTTGGTACCTTCCAGTAAtactaaattataaaattatttaagcaTTTGTGTTAAAGTGTAGTAATTTTAAGGAAAGGTTATATATATTTAGAGATTTAAGTACATCATTCCTTAGGTAGGTAGATAAACAGACCGCAAACATCGGAGGAACATAGGAAATACTGTGTTTTGGACAGACCGCAGGTATACTTCGGTTAATTGTGTTATTATGTACCTAATCTCATGTACTTTGctttttctaggaatttggaGTAGTCTCAAATACAAGATTGATTTCTGCTGCTACTTCTGTATGTAAGTGCAAAAAATATATCCTGTTTTAAGATTGTAATTCTAAAGAAAGCTCCATAGGATATAGATGTTTTTCAGTTTATGAGACCTATGAGAGATTAGTTGGGTCTGTTTATTAAATCTCCTGAGGTGAGATCACCTTTATGCCTAATGTATTTggctaaaaatttcaaaatacaaaaattttggttttggttttaaattcatttacttatttattggctggattGGGTAAGCCTACGTCTCCGATGAGATTGTAGAGAATTTCTTGAAAGGCGGCTGTGTTTGCGTCTGTTCGTCCGTGTCATCATCCGATTAATAAGAAAGATATAATTCCAACGCCTTCCCagcgttgctgtgcacaggctttttctagttgtggcagcgggggctactcttcttgtggtgcgcacgggcttctcattgcagtagcttctcttgttgcggagcacaggctctaggtgcatgggcttcagtagttgtggctcacaggctctagagcacagtcttagtagttgtggcgcacgggcttagttgctgcacggcacgtgggatcttcccaaccaagggatcgaacccatggcacctgcattggcaggcagattcttaaccactgcaccaccagggaagtcctctaagACATTACTTTTAATGCTAAAAATGGGTGGTAACTATTGATTCAAAAACATCAACTCTGTGGctcttaattttataataaaaaggttaagaaagaatttttatttttcatttttattgcactTTATTGCCTCATAATAACTATTGTGTCATTCTTGTGGGTGGAATAAACTATTTCTTTAGCAATTGTAATTATATCTTTGATGGGGATAGtgtttttttcccactttatGGAAAAATATGGTGCAGAAAAATATGCTCTCTTTAGTACCTAGAGCTAATTCTACGCACTAGTTGTGTCTCTAAGCAGCAGCTGtataaccttgagcaagttgctttATCTTTTGGCCTTAGTCCTTTATCTAAAAAGATGGGGTTTACCTGCCTGTGAGTCATGGCATTAAAGGAAATAACACTGTAAAGTAATTGTGCACAGGTAATAATATGCTGTGCGCCATCTTCATAGGTTAAGCAAAAAGATATCACCTaacaaaagataattaaaattattatttttttacttctgtgatcttacacagaagaggaagaaagtgtTTTGTGTTCAGTTTCTGAGccagaatttcatattttttgggTCATTCCCCTTTCTGAAAAGAGTGTAATAATCTAATTCAGTCTTTTTCATGTAATGTCTTATTTTGAGGATAGAAGAGTAATAATCATAGAATTTAATATGCCAGATATATCCTATTGGTGAAGTATTGAATTGCCCTCtggaaaatcaaaattatttaaaaaattgaaaaccgATTGCAAGGAATCTACCAGAATGTTAGCAGTGCTCATCTCTGAGCAGATTATAGGTATCTTTTCTTCTTACTTTAGTCtctgttttccatattttttagaaggtgtttatttttgaaaatgtaaaattcctattattgaggtttgttttttatttcttatgcaAAGGCTAAAAGGCATACTCATATTCACTTTACTAATGAATAGGAAGCTTTGTAGtagactattttatttatttcataaattttatagTGTATTATATGGCCCATACAGCTTAAGTTTCAAATTTCAGCTCCAGTGCTTTCGATGTGACAAATTAAGCAAAATATAATCTCTCTGTTCTATGAGGATGTTAATAATATCTATGTCATAGGGTTGTTTTGAagatcaaatgagttaatatcAGTAAAGCTCTTAGAACTGTGCTTTGTTCAGTGTGCTAGTTTGCTAGGgcagccataacaaaatgcctgcatggtttaaacaacagcaatttattctctcatggttttggaagctggaagtcccaagatcagggtgccagcaagttagtttctcctgaggcctctcttcctggcttgcagatggctggcTTATTGCTGTGTCCTCttatggccttttctctgtgtgtgttcatccctagtgtttcttccttttgtaaGGATACCAGTCCTATGGAATTAAGGCCCCATGCTTATGACATTTAACcttaattgcctctttaaaggccctgtctcaaAATACAGCCTcactggggttagggcttcaacatgtaaaTTGGAAGGGGCGACATAATTCAATCCATAATACTGGGTACACTGGCGCGGCTGCTATCATTGTCATCAACAACTGCATCATTATCGCTGGGAAACACCATAGTGGATGCAGTggtggatacaaaaataaatacaaagaatttaaggacaagaaaagaagacatcaatatacaaatattaatacagaagaaaaataagtggCATAAGAGAGTAACAGAGAATGTAGTGAATGTTTTGAGTGCGAAAAGGTGATTTCTTAGATGAATCCAAAAAAGCTTAAATAGAATTTGGTGAAGAAAGAATTTGAACCTGGGGAAATGCAGGGGAAGAACAGCCTAGGAACACTGAAGTTTGGTCAATGTAAGGAAAAGCTACTGAGTTAGTTACATTCAGTGAATGGTGAGTAAGGAAATAGTGGGAAATAGCCCCACCTGGCTAAGGCCAGTTAATAGGCAGCCTTCAGTGAGGAATCTGCAGCTTGTTCTGCTGTCAGTGGCAGTACCTTTGAAAGCTTTAGTTTTCAACATGAGGATGATGCCAGAATTGTGTATTAGGAAGGTGATTCTGGCAGAATTATGCAAGATGAATTGGAGGAGAGTGTGAGTTGAAGTAGACAGACAAATTTTGAAGTTTTTCATGTgatacagcatggatgaaccttgaggatattctgataagcgaaataagccagtcacaaaaaggtaaatacagtatgattccacttatatgaggtacttagagtaatCACATTAATAGGATAGAAAGGAGAATGGTGGCtgtcaggggctggagggagggggaaatggagaatTGTTGTCTAATGAATATAGGGTTTTGGTTTTGTAAGAGGAAAAGCGTTCTGGAGatggactgtggtgatggttacacagcaGTGTGGATGTAAttaatactactgaactgtatacttaaaaagcATTGAAGATGTTAAATTATATGtaatgcatattttaccacaatttaaaagccactgggaattccctggtggtccagtggttaggactcagtgcttttactgccatggccccaggttcagtccctggaaTGGGAACTAAGGTCCCTCAAGCCTTGTgactcagcttaaaaaaaaaaacaaaaaagaaaacctaccaaAGAAAACCCTCTCTGAAATAGTTTTACATAAGCTGCAAACTGTAGTGAGTACTGTCACCACTGGGTGCTATAAGAAGTAAAGCTAACAATTTTAAggtaggaaaaaatttttttttcagttactgaaataataaggcaaatattattgaagacttaaaataatgttttggtaGCCAGCAAGGAGAACAAGCAAGCTAGATTTGAATGACAGAGTCAGCAGGACCTTTGAGCAGAAAAGATTTAAGGAGAGTCAAAAATGATTTTTGAGGTTTCATGCCTGGGCATTGGGAGGTGAAGGTGATACTGGAAGAGGAGAATGAGTGGGTTCGGAAAAGAATTAGATTTACTCTTTGACATTCTGAATGTGAATGTATCAGTAGAATATCCTCTTAGAAATGTGAAGCCAGTGATAGAAATTTGAGACTTGATACATCTTAAGAAAGAGAGTTGCGTAGAAATTTGAGAtttgataaattttaagaaagagtTGCATAGTATCTTTCCCTGCATAGAAGATGTGcaccaaagaaaaaaaccagaCCTTGGGGTTTGTGATCAGGCAGGAAATGTACAAGGTGGACCTAGAGCATCTTATActgccaataagtaagtaaatactcaaaacaaagcaaaacaaaaatcccagAAGCAAACCCCTCATTAATGGGGTTATGCTTAAGACATATagaagccaactgaaagagctttcaatggccaaagctggaagaatttgagcaacaaaataaaaaagaatagtactggattataacccaaattataacctaagtataaaataaatatccatgagtccatactgatataaataaatgatagaataaataaataaatggggggggGATAAATCTCCCATACAGGAGAATTTCAAGTAATTTATATAGCCACTTCCTCCCTCAAGTAGAGGAAGCATAAATTCCTGCTCCTTAGGTGTTGGCTGTGCATAGTGACTTCCTTCTAATGTGTATATTATGAAAGAATGTGGGAGTTTAACATTACAGTGGGGAAACCTGATAAACACTATCTCAGCCAGGTGATCGAGGTCAGTATCAACAATGATAAATGACATTAATAGTATGTACTTTTGATGTAATGTAGTGAAGTGGCAtttcacctctgtggtcttccttccGAAAACCCCAAACCCCATTCTAATCATTAAACATCAAATTCCAGTAGGGAATCAACCTACAAAATACTTGACTGATTCTCCTAAaaactgtcaaagtcatcaaaaataaGGTATGTCAGGAAAACTGTCACAACAAACAGAATCTAAGGAGATATGACAAGTAAATATAGTGTGGCATCCTGGAAGAGAgcctaaaacagaaaaagaacatgagGCTAAAGACTAAGGAGATCTGAGTAAAAAATGGATTTTAGTAATAATGTATCTATATTAGctcattaattataataaatgtaccatactaatgtaaaatgttaataacaggATACTGAGCGAAGGGGGTGTCTTGGTCTGCTCCAGCTGCTGTAGCAAAACACCAAAGactgagtggtttaaacaacagacatttatttctcacagttctgaaggctgggaagtctaagatcaaagtGCGTGCCTTGATCAGTTCCTTTATTGGCCATGATTAGTTTCCTGGCCTCCAGACTGCCTTCTTCTCATTGAGTTCTTACGTGGAAGTCTACTCAAGAGtctacttttaaaaagtagaggAATATAGTTTGGtagaagttttatttgttttgcttttaagggAAATTTGAGCATATTAGTAAGTGATAGGATAGATTTCTTGGAGGAAGAATGGTTAAaggtgcaaagaaaaaaagggactATCAGTTGAATAGAAGAAAGCAGATGCACAAGTGGTAGGGATAGTAATAGAGAGGAGAGATGCATTTTCCTCCAGGTCAGAAGAAAGGATTAGGAGGTAGAAAATCAAAATGCAGAGCAATTTTATCATGGAATTGGAGAGATGTTGACAGCATCAGGTAAAATCTAATTTCAGTAAGTTAGGTGTCAAGGTCCAGGGGTTAGGGATGTAGATTTGCTTTATATACAGAGATAATTTTACCTTGCTGATTGATTAACATTATATAAAGTAGCTGTTTTGCTTGTGCACTTCATATCTTGCTTACATCAAAAGgatttgttgggacttccctggtggtccagtggttaagactcggcgcttccactgcaggggctagggttcaatccctggtcagggaactaagatcctaagGCCgcgaggcacagccaaaaaatttaaaaacaaaggagaggtgggggtggattTGTAAAACTCAGAAACCTTGATaggtacatttttaaattaactaaaaggagaggaaaggaaaggttaAGTAGACATTTCCTGATGTCAAGTTTAAATGGCTTAGGTTTCAAATCTTGGCAGATATTACCCATCTAAGTTAGCTGTTAGGATACTCAATTCCTACCATTTTTGAGATAGAGGATTGattaacagtttttttgtttgtactTTCTTAGTCACTAAGAAgagttgtgtatatatttttgtgtgtggtatgaaGAAAGTCCTAGAGACCTTTGCACATGTATTcgtgattttattaaaatatcttttgataaatacctatttattataaaaagtttAGAAAGTTCAGATTAGTAAAAATCCTTAAATCTCAGAGATAactactgttaatattttttattatccttccagtatttatatatatagttgacccttggaAAACACAGAGGTTCAGGGCACTGACCCTGTGACCCTTTGTGAAGTTGAAAAATCTACATATACAACCTTGGCTCatgtagtacatatttattggaaaaaaatctatgtatgtGTGGACAAAGGGTTAACTGTGTATATTTCCcaatgtgtgtacatatatacacatttgtgaACACGTACAACTGTATATATTTgccagtgtgtgtatatatatatacacatttgtgaACATGTAAAACTGTACAACCCGTGTTCCTTTTAAGCTAAATCACTAAGGAATAGAGCAATACCATTCTAGAgctggaaagattttagaaatgataaaagccagtgattttttttttccatttcctttattttttaagcagcaGAACCCtttcttaatatattaaatatatcattGAAACTCTCTAATTGTAATATAGGTGGGGGCCTAGGGCATTCTGCCACTCAGTGTTTCCCTTtgcctgaaaacaaaaaaatctgcatCCCTAATATCTTCAACAACTCCTACTAAAAATGATTTAGCTCTACCTCTAATATTTTACATTGTGTTAAAGAAGTTTTGTGTTAATTCATTCCCCATTTTCTCAgtttaagttttgtttgtttgtttgttttctgcagtGAAAACTAGATTTTCATATGCCTTTCCAAAGGAATTTCCTTATAGGATGAACCATGTAAGtatattgtataaaataaaactgCTTGTCAAAGCTATATATAAACTAGctccatttttatattaaaataaactgaTAGTCTCCTAGAAATGGCAGTTTCAGATTCTAtgagaatatgaattttatttctaaattaaagcTAAAATGCttctaccattaaaaaaaaacaacttcataGCAGTGGTTATCAACCCTGGTTGCCCATTAAATCATGTTGGGAGCTTTTTTAATAATACTGATGTCAGAGGCTCTCTGGATCAACTAAATCAGAATTTTTAGGCTTGAAACCTGGACACctgtattttctaaaatctcCCAGGTGGCTACTAATGTGCAGCTGGGGTTGAGAATTACTATAATGGAACAGTATGAAAACTATACttgaaattttacattattttagaaGATGTGTTTCTATTGTCATTTTTAAtaggatgtttttctttttccaccttGCAGGGgattttttcattctatttaaattgtatttttgtttcattttccgtattcttctattattgatttataatataaCAAGAATAACATTTAAGTGGAGATAATTGCATTTTTGCATTTGTTGAGTAGAAAGTATATTGGAAAATCTGAAGTTTATacaggatattttaaataaaaataagtaataagaaTGTTTATATAATCCTTTTCTTTACAAGgattaaaatgtttcataatcACAGTTGTATGCAGTGtgtaaaaagtaattttctatAGCATATGTTCATTCTGATATAAGCAATTGTGTTTTCTTGattgtaaaaaaattttagtaaaattttttcataaatatctaATTACATTCTTATGTTAGACTAAGTAGACTCATCTGATTTGGTTTCCTGTTGacatttataatcttttttttttaacagatattaGAATGTGAATTCTATCTTTTAGAATTAATGGTAAGTATATTTCTTCCTTGTGATTAATAGAGTAAAACTTACTTTCAAATTTAGTGAAGTcgtaaatttaaagaaataattgtagGGAGGTTCATTTTAAAACCATCCAAGTTATATGTGATGGTAAATCATAGTACCTAGTGGCATCATCACCTCTATGCTCTTGGAAACCTGTAAAATAGTTTGTATATCCTACTTAGGATGGGGAATTTTTTCTGTTCTATAGTAACTATAATAAGAGGATTACAAGCAAAACAGTCAGGACATTAAACCACTGTAAATTATTTGCAcaatctgtgtatgtgtgtggtgttatttaaAGATAGATTATGTCTTTGGCAGAATTCTGCTCCTCCACTTGGGAATTACGGATTTATAGGCTAATAAGAGGTTTCAGTGTGTTGCAGATGTGACACTTTGAGTCTCTAAGGGAATGGATGCTGACTGACTGCCAACCGAGTTACCAAGGTATATTCCAGAGAGAGCACTGCCTTCACTATTATAGTAGAGTTTAGGGCTGCCATACTGCTTGCTTAAGAGAGTAAGAGGGAAGCAAGCATGagttagaaaaatacattttgaaatacacAATTAAAAATCAGTTGGGTATTGATAAGGTTTTTGTGTTATAAtaaatctgttttttatacatacacattttttaaactgtttctaGGATTGTTGCTTGATAGTGTATCATCCTTATAGACCTTTGCTCCAGTATGTGCAGGACATGGGCCAAGAAGACATGTTGCTTCCCCTTGCATGGTAATTAGAACAGAAGTTATTCATAGTGTAACATGTTATTAGCTAGGAAGGTTGACAATTAAATATGAagtttagtatttttaaagtaattaaactaGTGCCCCAAGATATTTTATGTTGAGTGAAATGTCTgcttgttgaattttaaaaactatattggTATAAATGCTAAAATGATAAAGAtctttatatatttgataaatatttccattaaaatttgATTCTTATGAAAAACAGACTGTTTACAGGAAAATTAAGGTGTTATCtttaaactataatggaaaagaatatgaaaaagaatgcatatatatgtattaactGAATcaactgtgctgtacagcagaaattaacataacattgatTTCAACTAAACTTcagtaaaagaaattaaatattatctttaaaatagtcAGAATATTTTTGGTGGTATTCAACATACATATTAATTTGTTGTATAATTTCTGGTTTCCTAtctgattttctaattttaaaaaaattagaaaaaatttttacattaaaatttactgtgaagttttaaaattttaaatatatttagctgtaattttattcattaaaatatgcTTATTGTCATATTCATGTATCCATCTCTTTCCTTTGATGTTTTCACCTTTATATCTGTGTTATGGTAATATAaaagagatataaatatatacagatttGGGAACTCTGGCCTTCTCTGGAAGGTAATGTACAGTCACATGAGGTAGTTCTGCTTTCAGTAATAATATGATTTACATTTCTATAGGAGGATAGTGAATGATACCTACAGAACGGATCTTTGCCTACTGTATCCTCCTTTCATGATAGCTTTAGGTATGTAAATGTGGTGTACCTTTAGTAGCTAAATTGTTATAAACCTATTTAGGTCATCCTAAAAGAAATTTCACCCTATTgtactttatgtttttatgttcCTTTAAGTAATAGACTATTCCTTGCATGTGAACTTTCAATAATATGAACTGCAACTGTCACAAATCAGGATtattgtccccccaccccccttttttggtaagtttttttttgaaatcatttaaaataattttaaccagTGTCTGAAtagaacatttttgtttgtttaggggGAGAAGTTTGGAATTAAGCCTTCTAATACTAGCTGTAACTTATATAAAATAACTAGGTCTTCTTTTATTGCCTGAGCCCAATTAAGTCCTCAGCAGTCAAGTAAAAGAGCCT contains:
- the CCNC gene encoding cyclin-C isoform X1 → MAGNFWQSSHYLQWILDKQDLLKERQKDLKFLSEEEYWKLQIFFTNVIQALGEHLKLRQQVIATATVYFKRFYARYSLKSIDPVLMAPTCVFLASKVEEFGVVSNTRLISAATSVLKTRFSYAFPKEFPYRMNHILECEFYLLELMDCCLIVYHPYRPLLQYVQDMGQEDMLLPLAWRIVNDTYRTDLCLLYPPFMIALACLHVACVVQQKDARQWFAELSVDMEKILEIIRVILKLYEQWKNFDERKEMATILSKMPKPKPPPNSEGEQGPNGSQNSSYSQS
- the CCNC gene encoding cyclin-C isoform X2, which gives rise to MAGNFWQSSHYLQWILDKQDLLKERQKDLKFLSEEEYWKLQIFFTNVIQALGEHLKLRQQVIATATVYFKRFYARYSLKSIDPVLMAPTCVFLASKVEEFGVVSNTRLISAATSVLKTRFSYAFPKEFPYRMNHILECEFYLLELMDCCLIVYHPYRPLLQYVQDMGQEDMLLPLAWRIVNDTYRTDLCLLYPPFMIALACLHVACVVQQKDARQWFAELSVDMEKILEIIRVILKLYEQWKNFDERKEMATILSKMPKPKPPPNRNSLSDSSLVAGPEAAR